The following proteins are encoded in a genomic region of Oncorhynchus masou masou isolate Uvic2021 chromosome 19, UVic_Omas_1.1, whole genome shotgun sequence:
- the LOC135505668 gene encoding uncharacterized protein LOC135505668, with protein MCNVHFHSLLLLHAASHTKPCHLSHHVLSPVTPSPAPCHTKPCPLSHQAPPPVTPSPASCHTKPCPLSQQTHASYHTKPCPLSQQTHASYHTKPMPPITPRPAPCHTKPCPLSHQALPPVTPSPAPCHTKPRPLSHHAPPPVTPRPAPCHTTPRPLSHQALPPVTPSPASCHTKPRPLSHHAPRHTKPCLLSHHAPPRTPSPAPCHTKPCPLSHQALPPVTPSPTPCHTKPRPLSHQAPPLVTPRPAPCHTTPRPLSHHAPPSVTPSPAPCHTKPCLLSHQAPPLSHHAPPPITPSPATCHTTPRPPYTKPCPLSLKENTFA; from the coding sequence atgtgtaaTGTCCATTTTCATAGTTTACTCCTGCTGCATGCAGCGTCCCACACCAAGCCCTGCCACCTGTCACACCACGTCCTGTCCCCTGTCACACCAAGCCCTGCCCCCTGTCACACCAAGCCCTGCCCCCTGTCACACCAAGCCCCGCCCCCTGTCACACCAAGCCCTGCCTCCTGTCACACCAAGCCCTGCCCCCTGTCACAACAAACCCATGCCTCCTATCACACCAAACCCTGCCCCCTGTCACAACAAACCCATGCCTCCTATCACACCAAACCCATGCCTCCTATCACACCACGCCCTGCCCCCTGTCACACCAAGCCCTGCCCCCTGTCACACCAAGCCCTGCCCCCTGTCACACCAAGCCCCGCCCCCTGTCACACCAAGCCCCGCCCCTTGTCACACCACGCCCCGCCCCCTGTCACACCACGCCCCGCCCCCTGTCACACCACGCCCCGCCCCCTGTCACACCAAGCCCTGCCCCCTGTCACACCAAGCCCTGCCTCCTGTCACACCAAGCCCCGCCCCCTGTCACACCACGCCCCGCGTCACACCAAGCCCTGCCTCCTGTCACACCACGCCCCACCCCGTACACCAAGCCCTGCCCCCTGTCACACCAAGCCCTGCCCCCTGTCACACCAAGCCCTGCCCCCTGTCACACCAAGCCCTACCCCCTGTCACACCAAGCCCCGCCCCCTGTCACACCAAGCCCCACCCCTTGTCACACCACGCCCCGCCCCCTGTCACACCACGCCCCGCCCCCTGTCACACCACGCCCCGCCCTCTGTCACACCAAGCCCTGCCCCCTGTCACACCAAGCCCTGCCTCCTGTCACACCAAGCCCCGCCCCTGTCACACCACGCCCCGCCCCCCATCACACCAAGCCCTGCCACCTGTCACACCACGCCCCGCCCCCCGTACACCAAGCCctgccccctgtcactcaaggagaaCACATTTGCTTGA
- the LOC135505667 gene encoding uncharacterized protein LOC135505667 yields MSEGRPCNHANSPKERPCNHANSPKERPCNKANSPKERPCNQANSPKERPCNQANRPKERPCNQANSPKERPCNQANSPKERPCNQANRPKERPCNQANSSKERPCNQANRPKERPCNQANSPKERPCNQANSSKERPCNQANSSKERPCNQANSSKERPCNQANSSKERPCNQANSSKERPCNQANSPKERPCNQANSPKERPCNQANSPKERPCNQANRPKERPCNQANSPKERPCNQANSPKERPCNQANSPKERPCNQANSPKERPCNQANSPKERPCNQANSPKERPCNQANRPNGKSALDQDFPNSVLSPPLVHTADSNN; encoded by the coding sequence ATGTCTGAAGGGCGGCCATGTAACCATGCCAACAGTCCCAAAGAACGTCCATGTAACCATGCCAACAGTCCCAAAGAACGTCCATGTAACAAGGCCAACAGTCCTAAAGAACGTCCTTGTAACCAGGCCAACAGTCCTAAAGAACGTCCATGTAACCAGGCCAACAGGCCCAAAGAACGTCCATGTAACCAGGCCAACAGTCCCAAAGAACGTCCATGTAACCAGGCCAACAGTCCCAAAGAACGTCCATGTAACCAGGCCAACAGGCCCAAAGAACGTCCATGTAACCAGGCCAACAGTTCCAAAGAACGTCCATGTAACCAGGCCAACAGGCCCAAAGAACGTCCATGTAACCAGGCCAACAGTCCCAAAGAACGTCCATGTAACCAGGCCAACAGTTCCAAAGAACGTCCATGTAACCAGGCCAACAGTTCCAAAGAGCGTCCATGTAACCAGGCCAACAGTTCCAAAGAACGTCCATGTAACCAGGCCAACAGTTCCAAAGAACGTCCATGTAACCAGGCCAACAGTTCCAAAGAGCGTCCATGTAACCAGGCCAACAGTCCCAAAGAACGTCCATGTAACCAGGCCAACAGTCCCAAAGAACGTCCATGTAACCAGGCCAACAGTCCCAAAGAACGTCCTTGTAACCAGGCCAACAGGCCCAAAGAACGTCCTTGTAACCAGGCCAACAGTCCCAAAGAGCGTCCATGTAACCAGGCCAACAGTCCCAAAGAACGTCCTTGTAACCAGGCCAACAGTCCCAAAGAACGTCCATGTAACCAGGCCAACAGTCCCAAAGAACGTCCATGTAACCAGGCCAACAGTCCCAAAGAACGTCCTTGTAACCAGGCCAACAGTCCCAAAGAACGTCCTTGTAACCAGGCCAACAGGCCCAATGGCAAGAGTGCGTTAGATCAggatttcccaaactcggtcctgagCCCCCCATTGGTGCACACAGCCGATTCAAATAATTAA